One Gordonia zhaorongruii DNA segment encodes these proteins:
- a CDS encoding DUF2469 domain-containing protein, with protein MSAEDLEKYEAEMELSLYKEYKDIVGQFTYVVETERRFYLANGVDLIPRSSDGEVYFEIHMTDAWVWDMYRPARFVKQVRVVTFKDVNVEELERSELRLPDEP; from the coding sequence ATGAGCGCTGAGGACCTCGAGAAGTACGAAGCCGAGATGGAGCTGTCCCTGTACAAGGAGTACAAGGACATCGTCGGGCAGTTCACGTACGTGGTGGAGACCGAGCGCCGGTTCTATCTCGCGAACGGGGTCGATCTGATTCCGCGAAGCAGTGACGGCGAAGTGTATTTCGAGATCCACATGACTGACGCCTGGGTGTGGGACATGTACCGTCCCGCACGTTTCGTGAAGCAGGTTCGGGTCGTGACGTTCAAGGACGTGAACGTCGAAGAGCTCGAGCGTTCGGAGCTGCGGCTACCCGACGAGCCGTGA
- a CDS encoding YraN family protein: protein MGEATQRPDRRRHIGRLGEDIAAAYIERLGWRVLDRNWRTRYGELDLIAADGDSLVVVEVKTRASRTFSDPAEAITVQKLRRMRRLAGQWLSAQDTRWRTVRFDAVAIQLDIAEPEDLERARISHHSGLVE, encoded by the coding sequence ATGGGGGAAGCCACACAGCGTCCGGACCGGCGCAGACACATCGGCAGGCTCGGCGAGGACATCGCCGCGGCCTACATCGAACGACTGGGCTGGCGTGTGCTCGACCGGAACTGGCGGACCAGATACGGCGAACTCGATCTGATCGCCGCCGACGGCGACTCGCTCGTCGTCGTCGAAGTGAAGACCCGAGCCAGCCGCACGTTCAGCGACCCGGCCGAGGCGATCACCGTGCAGAAGCTGCGGCGCATGCGACGCCTCGCCGGCCAGTGGCTGTCCGCGCAGGACACCCGGTGGCGGACGGTGCGTTTCGATGCGGTGGCGATCCAGCTCGACATCGCCGAACCCGAAGACCTTGAGCGAGCCCGGATCTCGCATCACTCCGGCCTGGTGGAGTGA
- a CDS encoding YifB family Mg chelatase-like AAA ATPase: protein MSGSVHSVGLNAFAADVIEIQANTSQGLPGFTISGNPDSSLREAKERVRAAIVNSGGKFPDSKVTVALAPANLPKSGAGFDLPMAVAVLVATKQAAGTLLPDTVLIGELALDGRLRGVRGVLPLLLGARRAGFRRAVVPTANVTEAALVSGVEVGGAHSLSDVVAWLAGDLALDTVDGDTEAPTPPGIPDLADVAGQPAARHALEVAAAGSHHVLMTGPPGIGKTMLACRLPGILPGLEPDESLEVTAIHSVAGTLPAFRPLIGSPPFVAPHHSASITSLLGGGTGMARPGAVSRAHRGVLFLDECAEMGAKTLDALRQPLEEGVVRITRRDGTATYPARFQLILAANPCPCAPANDVDCVCTSVVRRRYLGKLSGPLMDRIDIRVQMEPPGNTALMTESGESSADVAARVATARSAARDRWREHGWLTNAEVPGSALRRRYRLPAVVLRPIEMFLREGRVTARGADRALRLAWTLCDLRGGTQPNEDDVAQALMYRDRGS, encoded by the coding sequence GTGTCGGGCAGCGTGCACTCGGTGGGGCTGAACGCCTTCGCCGCCGACGTCATCGAGATCCAGGCGAACACGAGTCAAGGACTTCCGGGATTCACCATCAGCGGTAATCCGGATTCGTCGCTGCGCGAGGCGAAGGAGCGCGTCCGGGCCGCGATCGTCAACAGTGGGGGAAAGTTCCCCGATTCGAAGGTGACCGTGGCACTCGCTCCGGCGAACCTGCCGAAAAGCGGTGCGGGATTCGACCTTCCGATGGCGGTCGCGGTACTGGTCGCGACCAAACAGGCTGCTGGAACGTTGCTGCCCGACACCGTGCTGATCGGGGAACTGGCGCTCGACGGTCGGTTGCGCGGGGTGCGCGGAGTGCTGCCATTGCTCTTGGGCGCTCGACGTGCTGGGTTCCGCCGGGCAGTGGTGCCGACGGCGAACGTCACCGAGGCCGCGCTGGTGTCCGGTGTCGAGGTCGGCGGGGCACACTCGCTCTCGGACGTGGTCGCTTGGCTCGCAGGCGATCTCGCACTCGACACCGTGGACGGCGACACCGAGGCGCCCACGCCTCCCGGCATCCCGGACCTCGCCGATGTGGCCGGGCAGCCAGCGGCTCGGCATGCGCTGGAGGTGGCGGCGGCCGGTAGTCACCACGTGCTGATGACCGGTCCGCCGGGAATCGGCAAGACGATGCTGGCGTGCCGACTGCCCGGAATCCTTCCAGGACTCGAACCGGACGAGTCCCTCGAGGTGACGGCGATTCACTCGGTCGCAGGCACGCTGCCCGCGTTTCGGCCGCTCATCGGCTCGCCGCCGTTCGTAGCTCCCCATCACAGTGCGAGCATCACGTCGTTGCTCGGCGGCGGAACGGGGATGGCCCGCCCAGGTGCCGTTTCCCGCGCGCACCGCGGGGTCCTGTTTCTGGACGAGTGCGCCGAGATGGGGGCTAAGACGCTAGATGCGCTGCGGCAGCCGCTGGAGGAAGGGGTCGTGCGTATCACCCGGAGGGACGGCACCGCCACCTATCCGGCGCGTTTCCAGCTGATCCTGGCCGCGAATCCCTGCCCGTGCGCCCCGGCCAACGACGTCGACTGCGTCTGCACCTCGGTGGTGCGTCGCCGCTATCTCGGCAAGCTGTCCGGACCGCTGATGGACCGGATCGACATCCGCGTGCAGATGGAGCCGCCCGGGAACACGGCTCTGATGACCGAAAGCGGGGAATCGAGCGCCGATGTAGCAGCGCGGGTCGCTACCGCGAGGAGTGCCGCACGCGATCGCTGGCGCGAGCACGGCTGGCTGACGAACGCGGAGGTGCCGGGCAGCGCGCTGCGGCGGCGGTACCGCCTGCCGGCCGTCGTCCTCCGGCCGATCGAGATGTTCCTCCGCGAGGGTCGGGTCACCGCGCGCGGAGCGGATCGCGCACTGCGCCTGGCATGGACGTTGTGCGACCTGCGGGGCGGCACGCAGCCGAACGAGGACGACGTCGCACAGGCGCTGATGTACCGGGACCGAGGCAGTTGA
- the dprA gene encoding DNA-processing protein DprA gives MGDADAPDEAQRRAFAYLSAVAEPPAASLIGLVAAIGPEEAAAAVRARSVPAGHSAALAATEARVGGADVEQTLAVCDRIGARVVTPLDDEWPAWALSILDRASTASRGGAPLALWVRGPGSLSALGDAAVALVGSRAATSYGEYVATQFASGLAGQGRAVVSGGAYGIDGAAHRGALAAGGLTAAVLACGIDRDYPSGHARLLQEIAATGLIVSEYAPGTAAAKYRFLTRNRLVAALSGAVVVVEAGRRSGAANTAAWATRLGRPLGAVPGAVTSATSVGTHAMITDGAATLVADVDAAASLVAPDGADARGRAPSRPTDELPPDQFRVVESLPAYDAISIDEIAFVSGIATGAVRRALAALDVGGLVEEDRGRWRLRR, from the coding sequence ATGGGAGATGCCGATGCACCGGACGAGGCGCAGCGGAGGGCGTTCGCCTATCTGTCGGCGGTCGCCGAACCGCCTGCCGCATCGCTGATCGGACTGGTGGCGGCCATCGGTCCGGAGGAGGCGGCCGCAGCGGTCAGGGCACGGAGTGTCCCGGCGGGACACTCGGCCGCCCTGGCTGCGACGGAGGCCCGCGTCGGTGGCGCGGACGTCGAGCAGACGCTCGCAGTGTGCGACCGCATCGGTGCCCGGGTGGTGACGCCGCTCGATGACGAGTGGCCTGCCTGGGCGCTGTCGATCCTCGACCGCGCGTCGACGGCGTCGCGCGGTGGCGCACCGCTGGCCTTGTGGGTGCGCGGGCCGGGATCGCTGAGCGCACTCGGCGATGCGGCGGTGGCGCTCGTGGGGTCGCGGGCGGCGACTTCGTACGGCGAGTACGTCGCCACGCAGTTCGCGTCGGGTCTGGCGGGACAGGGGCGAGCAGTGGTGTCGGGAGGCGCGTACGGGATCGACGGTGCGGCGCACCGCGGCGCCCTGGCCGCCGGCGGTCTCACCGCAGCAGTGCTGGCGTGCGGCATCGACCGCGACTATCCGTCCGGTCACGCGCGACTCCTGCAGGAGATCGCGGCGACCGGGCTGATCGTGTCGGAGTACGCGCCGGGGACCGCGGCGGCCAAGTACCGCTTCCTGACGCGCAACCGCCTAGTCGCGGCACTGTCCGGCGCCGTCGTCGTGGTCGAGGCCGGGCGACGGTCCGGTGCGGCGAACACCGCGGCGTGGGCCACGCGGCTCGGAAGACCGCTCGGGGCAGTGCCCGGGGCGGTCACGAGCGCGACGTCGGTCGGGACGCACGCGATGATCACCGACGGCGCGGCGACGCTCGTCGCCGACGTCGATGCTGCGGCGTCGCTGGTGGCCCCGGACGGTGCCGACGCCCGGGGCCGGGCACCGTCACGGCCCACCGACGAACTGCCTCCGGATCAGTTCCGCGTGGTCGAATCGTTGCCCGCCTACGACGCGATCTCGATCGATGAGATCGCGTTCGTCTCCGGAATCGCCACGGGCGCAGTGCGAAGAGCGCTCGCCGCACTGGACGTCGGCGGACTGGTCGAGGAGGATCGCGGCCGGTGGAGACTGCGCCGTTGA
- a CDS encoding siderophore-interacting protein: MAKRQNTMTVLRTEDLTAHMRRIWLGGDGFDDFEPTGDTDMYVKILFEQEGQEEPVKRTYTVRSLDPENREIAIDFVVHGEEGIAGPWAARAQPGETVRFLGPGSGYRPDPDAPWHLLVSDEAGLPALAAALEALPSDAVAKVFIEVSGAQDELDLAAPAGAEITWVHRGAGAHDAADSAAGDNAPVIAAVRSADWLDGEPQVFIHGEAQAVMKNLRAYVRKERGVSAKRASSISGYWRRGRTEEGFRTWKAEWKAEQRVSGGAESS, encoded by the coding sequence ATGGCGAAGCGGCAGAACACGATGACGGTGCTCCGCACCGAGGACCTCACAGCGCACATGCGCCGGATCTGGCTCGGGGGCGATGGTTTCGACGACTTCGAGCCGACCGGTGACACCGACATGTACGTCAAGATCCTGTTCGAGCAGGAAGGGCAGGAGGAGCCGGTCAAGCGCACCTACACGGTGCGATCCCTCGATCCGGAGAACCGCGAGATCGCGATCGACTTCGTGGTGCACGGCGAGGAGGGGATCGCGGGCCCGTGGGCGGCGCGTGCTCAACCAGGGGAGACGGTCCGGTTCCTCGGTCCGGGGAGCGGCTACCGCCCGGATCCCGATGCGCCGTGGCACTTGCTCGTGTCCGACGAGGCCGGCCTGCCTGCGCTGGCCGCCGCGCTGGAGGCGTTGCCGTCAGACGCGGTCGCCAAGGTGTTCATCGAGGTGTCGGGTGCGCAAGACGAACTGGACCTCGCAGCTCCGGCGGGCGCGGAGATCACCTGGGTGCACCGCGGTGCGGGCGCGCACGACGCAGCAGACTCCGCGGCCGGCGACAACGCGCCGGTCATCGCTGCCGTCAGATCTGCGGACTGGCTCGACGGGGAGCCGCAGGTCTTCATCCACGGCGAAGCACAAGCGGTCATGAAGAACCTCCGCGCGTACGTGCGCAAGGAACGAGGCGTCAGCGCGAAGCGCGCATCGTCGATCTCCGGCTACTGGCGCCGGGGGCGCACCGAGGAGGGGTTCCGCACGTGGAAGGCGGAGTGGAAGGCCGAGCAGCGCGTCTCAGGCGGCGCCGAGTCGAGTTAG
- a CDS encoding tyrosine recombinase XerC — MADVMAAFTDHLRYEKARSEHTVRAYTGDVRGLIAFAGARGVPISGIDLSLLRAWLAEQTRRGAARSTIARQVSSAKTFCTWAVRDGVMASNPATRLQAPRAQRVLPTVLAPEQAAAAIDAASEPPDAVPSDGGLPETGSPRPVALRDRVILELLYSCGIRVGELCGLDFADVDADRRVLRVIGKGDKQRSVPYGRPAEEALRLWLTVGRPELATTASADALLLGVRGGRLDQRMARSVVHRATGDGEGASIGPHGLRHSAATHLLEGGADLRVVQELLGHSSLATTQLYTHVSVERLRAVHDQAHPRA, encoded by the coding sequence ATGGCCGACGTGATGGCAGCTTTCACCGATCACCTGCGCTACGAGAAAGCGCGCAGTGAGCACACCGTGCGCGCCTACACCGGGGACGTACGGGGACTGATCGCGTTCGCCGGGGCGCGCGGCGTCCCGATCTCGGGCATCGACCTGTCGCTCCTGCGCGCGTGGCTGGCCGAGCAGACCCGGCGCGGCGCCGCGAGGTCGACGATCGCGCGGCAGGTGTCGTCGGCCAAGACCTTCTGTACCTGGGCGGTCCGCGACGGCGTGATGGCGTCGAATCCGGCGACTCGGCTGCAGGCCCCGAGAGCGCAACGAGTGCTGCCGACTGTGCTCGCTCCCGAACAGGCCGCCGCCGCCATCGACGCAGCTTCCGAGCCTCCGGATGCAGTGCCCTCCGATGGCGGTCTCCCGGAGACAGGGTCTCCGCGTCCGGTAGCCCTTCGCGACCGGGTGATCCTGGAGTTGCTGTACTCGTGCGGCATCCGCGTCGGGGAGCTCTGCGGACTCGACTTCGCCGACGTCGACGCCGATCGCCGCGTCCTGCGGGTGATCGGAAAGGGCGACAAACAGCGGAGCGTCCCTTACGGCAGGCCTGCCGAGGAAGCACTCCGGTTGTGGCTCACCGTCGGACGGCCGGAGCTTGCCACAACGGCGTCCGCCGATGCCCTGCTCCTGGGCGTGCGTGGGGGCCGCCTCGATCAGCGGATGGCTCGGAGCGTCGTGCACCGAGCCACCGGCGACGGTGAAGGGGCCTCGATCGGACCGCACGGGCTGCGGCACAGTGCGGCTACTCACCTTCTCGAGGGAGGCGCGGACCTTCGCGTCGTGCAGGAGCTGCTCGGGCACTCGTCGCTGGCGACGACGCAGCTCTACACGCACGTCAGCGTGGAGCGTCTGCGGGCGGTGCACGACCAGGCGCATCCGCGGGCGTGA
- a CDS encoding M23 family metallopeptidase: MTPQSRCLIGTLVAMLALLGSAARPAPESWATRAYDWPLAPVPDVVRGFDPPAQRWLPGHRGVDLRATAQSAVLAARSGTVHFAGAVAGRSVVSVRHADGILTTYEPVRPIVPEGDHVAAGQVIGTLEPGHPGCTAQACLHWGARRGSGSSARYLNPLGLLGALRVRLKPLTPADAPGRAPPADAPR, from the coding sequence ATGACGCCGCAGAGCCGCTGCCTGATCGGAACTCTGGTCGCGATGCTCGCGCTGCTCGGCTCCGCGGCCCGTCCGGCTCCGGAGTCGTGGGCCACGCGCGCCTACGACTGGCCGCTCGCACCGGTGCCCGACGTGGTCCGCGGCTTCGACCCGCCGGCACAGCGCTGGTTACCCGGCCACCGAGGTGTGGACCTGCGAGCAACCGCGCAGTCAGCGGTTCTCGCGGCACGGTCCGGAACCGTCCACTTCGCCGGAGCCGTGGCCGGCCGATCAGTGGTGTCGGTCCGGCACGCGGACGGCATCCTGACCACCTACGAGCCGGTCCGTCCGATCGTGCCGGAAGGCGACCACGTCGCCGCAGGTCAGGTGATCGGCACGCTCGAGCCCGGTCATCCCGGGTGCACCGCGCAGGCGTGTCTGCACTGGGGTGCGCGCCGCGGCAGCGGCAGTAGCGCGCGGTATCTCAACCCACTCGGACTCCTCGGCGCGCTGCGCGTCCGGTTGAAGCCCCTCACGCCCGCGGATGCGCCTGGTCGTGCACCGCCCGCAGACGCTCCACGCTGA
- the rpsB gene encoding 30S ribosomal protein S2, translating into MAVVTMKQLLDSGAHFGHQTRRWNPKMKRFIFTDRNGIYIIDLQQTLSYIDRAYEFVKETVAHGGTILFVGTKKQAQESIAAEATRVGMPFVNQRWLGGMLTNFQTVHKRLQRMKEIEAMEQTGGFDGRTKKEILMLTREKNKLQRTLGGIRDMSKVPSAVWVVDTNKEHIAVGEARKLNIPVIAILDTNCDPDVVDYPIPANDDAIRSAALLTRVIASAVAEGVQARAGQGSADTKPENAAGEPLAEWEQELLSEASAPVAETAAAPAAEAPATEAPAETAAPAEASADAPAAPTAE; encoded by the coding sequence ATGGCTGTCGTAACCATGAAGCAGCTGCTTGACAGCGGCGCGCACTTCGGGCATCAGACCCGCCGTTGGAACCCGAAGATGAAGCGTTTCATCTTCACCGACCGCAACGGCATCTACATCATCGACCTGCAGCAGACGCTGTCGTACATCGACCGCGCCTACGAGTTCGTCAAGGAGACCGTCGCTCACGGCGGCACCATCCTCTTCGTCGGCACCAAGAAGCAGGCGCAGGAGTCGATCGCCGCAGAGGCGACCCGCGTCGGCATGCCGTTCGTGAACCAGCGCTGGCTCGGTGGCATGCTCACCAACTTCCAGACCGTGCACAAGCGCCTTCAGCGAATGAAGGAAATCGAGGCCATGGAGCAGACCGGTGGCTTCGACGGTCGCACCAAGAAGGAAATCCTCATGCTCACGCGTGAGAAGAACAAGCTTCAGCGCACGCTCGGCGGTATCCGCGACATGTCGAAGGTTCCGTCGGCCGTGTGGGTCGTCGACACCAACAAGGAGCACATCGCCGTCGGCGAGGCTCGCAAGCTGAACATCCCGGTCATCGCGATCCTGGACACCAACTGCGACCCGGACGTCGTCGACTACCCGATCCCGGCGAACGACGATGCCATCCGCAGCGCCGCTCTGCTGACCCGTGTCATCGCCTCGGCAGTCGCCGAAGGCGTGCAGGCACGTGCAGGCCAGGGTTCGGCGGACACCAAGCCGGAGAACGCCGCAGGCGAGCCGCTCGCCGAGTGGGAGCAGGAACTGCTGTCCGAGGCATCCGCGCCGGTGGCGGAGACCGCCGCCGCTCCGGCTGCCGAGGCACCGGCTACCGAGGCTCCGGCTGAGACCGCGGCACCCGCAGAGGCTTCGGCCGACGCTCCGGCCGCTCCGACTGCAGAATAG
- the tsf gene encoding translation elongation factor Ts, translating into MANYTAADVKRLREMTGSGMLDCKNALANNDGDFDKAVEELRIKGAKDVGKRAERSTAEGLVVARDGVMVELNSETDFVAKNDEFQKLADDILGAAAQIRTNDVEALQGAPLGDGTVAEAVEAMSAKIGEKLVLRRVASYDGDVAQYLHKRASDLPPAVGVLVQFTGEGDAAAEAARGAAMQVAALRAKYASRDEVPADVVENERRIAEETAKAEGKPEQALPKIVEGRVNGFYKDVVLVDQPSVTDSKKTVKAVLEESGASVVAFTRFEVGQY; encoded by the coding sequence ATGGCGAACTACACCGCTGCGGACGTGAAGCGTCTGCGCGAAATGACCGGTTCGGGCATGCTCGATTGCAAGAACGCGCTGGCCAACAACGATGGCGACTTCGACAAGGCCGTCGAAGAACTGCGCATCAAGGGTGCCAAGGATGTGGGCAAGCGTGCTGAGCGCTCCACCGCCGAGGGCCTCGTCGTCGCTCGCGACGGCGTCATGGTCGAGCTGAACAGCGAGACCGACTTCGTCGCGAAGAACGACGAGTTCCAGAAGCTGGCCGACGACATCCTCGGTGCTGCGGCGCAGATCCGCACCAACGATGTCGAGGCTCTTCAGGGAGCACCTCTCGGCGACGGCACCGTCGCCGAGGCGGTCGAGGCCATGTCGGCCAAGATCGGCGAGAAGCTGGTTCTGCGTCGTGTCGCCTCGTACGACGGTGACGTCGCGCAGTACCTGCACAAGCGTGCGTCGGATCTGCCGCCGGCCGTCGGCGTGCTCGTCCAGTTCACGGGCGAGGGCGACGCTGCTGCGGAGGCCGCTCGCGGCGCCGCCATGCAGGTTGCCGCACTGCGTGCCAAGTACGCCAGCCGCGACGAGGTTCCGGCCGACGTCGTCGAGAACGAGCGTCGCATCGCCGAGGAGACTGCGAAGGCCGAAGGCAAGCCGGAGCAGGCTCTCCCGAAGATCGTCGAAGGCCGCGTCAACGGCTTCTACAAGGACGTCGTCCTCGTGGACCAGCCGTCGGTCACCGACTCCAAGAAGACCGTCAAGGCGGTCCTCGAGGAGTCCGGCGCCAGTGTCGTCGCGTTCACGCGCTTCGAGGTCGGCCAGTACTGA
- a CDS encoding SRPBCC family protein, whose amino-acid sequence MSTDPTEKQFTIEYGFKASRRRIWEAWTDPSVAALWWHPHEVIVKDGSLRIDLREGGTYAYTMVAPDGTEYPTVGTYTRIVEPELLQFTWGADTASPTADAVDENPPLITVELSESTEGTCHMRFHVQGVADDRGSEHGMYDGWVEAFEELSATLTA is encoded by the coding sequence ATGAGCACTGACCCGACCGAGAAGCAGTTCACCATCGAGTACGGCTTCAAGGCATCCCGTCGGCGAATCTGGGAGGCCTGGACCGATCCGAGCGTCGCCGCACTGTGGTGGCATCCGCACGAGGTCATCGTCAAAGACGGCTCCCTGCGGATCGACCTGCGTGAGGGCGGCACCTACGCGTACACGATGGTCGCCCCCGACGGCACCGAGTATCCCACCGTCGGCACCTACACGAGGATCGTCGAACCCGAACTCCTCCAGTTCACCTGGGGTGCGGACACCGCGTCGCCGACCGCCGACGCCGTCGACGAGAACCCGCCGTTGATCACCGTGGAACTGAGCGAGAGCACCGAAGGCACCTGCCACATGCGGTTCCACGTGCAGGGCGTCGCCGACGACCGTGGATCCGAGCACGGCATGTACGACGGCTGGGTCGAGGCGTTCGAGGAACTGAGCGCGACCCTGACGGCGTGA
- a CDS encoding ArsR/SmtB family transcription factor, with the protein MEETDALSATFQALGDPNRRRILEQLAHGPATVSVLAEPLSMSRPAVTQHLNVLERAGLIVRTKAGRWRTCEMREEPLTQAQAWVAENRGIWLDRFARLERTLESLAAERTDPRPSSDVDVDQHNEKE; encoded by the coding sequence ATGGAGGAGACCGACGCGCTGAGTGCGACGTTCCAGGCACTCGGCGACCCCAACCGCCGGCGCATTCTCGAACAACTCGCCCATGGCCCGGCAACCGTCTCGGTCCTGGCCGAACCATTGTCCATGAGCAGACCCGCAGTGACACAGCATCTCAACGTGCTCGAGCGGGCGGGTCTGATCGTCCGCACCAAGGCGGGCCGGTGGCGGACGTGCGAGATGCGCGAGGAGCCGCTGACTCAGGCCCAGGCCTGGGTGGCCGAGAACCGCGGCATCTGGCTCGACCGGTTCGCACGACTCGAGCGAACGCTCGAATCGCTCGCAGCAGAACGAACAGACCCCCGACCGTCATCCGATGTCGATGTCGATCAACACAATGAGAAGGAGTGA
- the pyrH gene encoding UMP kinase, whose translation MTAQSPAQAPKGGYRRVLLKLGGEMFGGGRVGLDPDVVAAVADQIAEVVADGVQVGIVIGGGNFFRGAELQQRGLDRSRSDYMGMLGTVMNCLALQDFLEKRGITTRVQSAITMGQVAEPYLPLRAVRHLEKGRVVIFGAGMGMPYFSTDTTAAQRALEIKAEVVMLAKGVDGVYSDDPRTNPDAELYHRTTHREVIEKELKVADATAFSLCMDNNMPILVFNLLERGNIARAVAGEPIGTLVGTDPVGR comes from the coding sequence ATGACTGCGCAGTCTCCGGCGCAAGCGCCGAAAGGCGGTTACCGCCGAGTGCTCCTCAAGCTCGGTGGCGAGATGTTCGGCGGGGGTCGGGTAGGACTGGACCCGGACGTGGTGGCCGCGGTGGCCGACCAGATCGCCGAAGTGGTGGCCGATGGCGTTCAGGTAGGCATCGTCATCGGCGGTGGGAATTTCTTCCGCGGTGCGGAGCTGCAGCAACGCGGCCTGGATCGCTCACGGTCGGACTACATGGGAATGCTCGGCACGGTGATGAACTGCCTCGCACTGCAGGACTTCCTGGAGAAGCGCGGGATCACCACGCGCGTGCAGTCAGCCATCACGATGGGGCAGGTCGCAGAGCCCTACCTGCCCTTGCGTGCGGTTCGCCATCTGGAGAAGGGGCGTGTGGTGATCTTCGGTGCCGGGATGGGAATGCCGTACTTCTCCACCGACACGACGGCGGCGCAGCGCGCACTCGAGATCAAGGCCGAGGTCGTCATGCTGGCGAAGGGCGTCGACGGCGTCTACTCGGACGATCCGCGCACCAACCCGGATGCCGAGCTGTATCACCGGACCACGCACCGGGAGGTGATCGAGAAGGAGCTGAAGGTGGCCGATGCGACCGCGTTCAGCCTGTGCATGGACAACAACATGCCGATTCTCGTGTTCAACCTCCTCGAACGAGGCAATATCGCACGTGCGGTGGCGGGTGAGCCGATCGGCACGTTGGTCGGCACCGACCCCGTCGGCAGGTGA
- the frr gene encoding ribosome recycling factor encodes MIDEALLDAEEKMEKAVSVARDDMASIRTGRANPAMFNRIAIDYYGARTPITQVAGINTPEPRLVVIKPYEASTMGDIETAIRNSDLGVNPTNDGHVIRIAIPQLTEERRKQLVKQARGKGEDAKVAIRNVRRKAADELKRIQKDGDAGEDEVGRAEKELDKTTHEYTEAVDDLVKNKEAELLEV; translated from the coding sequence ATGATCGACGAAGCTCTGCTCGACGCCGAGGAGAAGATGGAGAAGGCCGTCAGTGTCGCACGCGACGACATGGCCTCCATCCGCACCGGACGGGCCAATCCTGCGATGTTCAACAGGATCGCCATCGACTACTACGGCGCGCGGACTCCGATCACCCAGGTGGCCGGAATCAACACTCCTGAGCCGCGACTGGTCGTCATCAAGCCGTACGAGGCATCCACGATGGGCGACATCGAGACCGCGATCCGCAATTCGGATCTCGGCGTCAACCCGACCAACGACGGTCACGTGATCCGGATCGCCATCCCACAGCTCACCGAGGAGCGGCGCAAGCAGCTCGTGAAGCAGGCGCGCGGCAAGGGGGAGGATGCGAAGGTCGCGATCCGCAACGTCCGACGTAAGGCGGCCGATGAGCTCAAGCGCATCCAGAAGGACGGCGACGCAGGCGAGGACGAGGTGGGCCGCGCTGAGAAGGAACTCGACAAGACCACCCACGAGTACACCGAAGCCGTCGACGACCTGGTGAAGAACAAGGAAGCCGAGCTGCTCGAGGTATGA
- a CDS encoding phosphatidate cytidylyltransferase, translated as MTEKTTSRAGRNLPAAIGVGGALGIMLILVLVFVPMVWFAVVSIALAIASWEVGKRLRERDFGVALIPILVGGQAMIWSTWPWGIEGAFVAFAATVLVIMVWKLFAQGLENAPEHYVRDVSLSILVLAWLPMLATFATDMVTHEDGKFRVLTMIIVVVCSDIGGYAAGVLFGKHPMAPAISPKKSWEGFAGSVLVGTVGAIACSLWLLDAQWWVGVALGPLMVIVATTGDLVESQFKRDLGIKDMGTLLPGHGGIMDRLDSLLPSAFVSWAVLTLLL; from the coding sequence ATGACCGAGAAGACGACGTCCAGAGCCGGGCGCAACCTCCCCGCTGCCATCGGGGTCGGCGGTGCCCTCGGCATCATGCTGATCCTGGTTCTGGTGTTCGTGCCGATGGTCTGGTTCGCGGTCGTGTCGATCGCCCTGGCCATCGCGTCGTGGGAGGTCGGCAAACGCCTGCGCGAACGGGACTTCGGCGTCGCGCTGATCCCGATCCTGGTGGGCGGTCAGGCGATGATCTGGTCAACGTGGCCGTGGGGGATCGAGGGCGCGTTCGTCGCGTTCGCCGCGACCGTCCTCGTGATCATGGTGTGGAAGCTGTTCGCGCAGGGACTCGAGAACGCTCCAGAGCACTACGTGCGCGACGTGTCACTGTCGATCCTGGTCCTCGCCTGGCTGCCGATGCTCGCGACGTTCGCCACCGACATGGTGACGCACGAGGACGGGAAGTTCCGGGTCCTCACGATGATCATCGTCGTCGTCTGCTCGGATATCGGCGGCTACGCGGCGGGCGTTCTGTTCGGCAAGCACCCGATGGCCCCCGCGATCAGTCCGAAGAAGTCGTGGGAGGGTTTCGCGGGGTCCGTTCTGGTCGGCACCGTCGGTGCGATCGCCTGCTCGCTCTGGCTGCTCGATGCGCAGTGGTGGGTCGGAGTGGCCCTCGGCCCGTTGATGGTCATCGTCGCCACTACCGGCGATCTCGTCGAGTCGCAGTTCAAACGCGATCTCGGCATCAAGGACATGGGGACACTGCTTCCCGGCCACGGCGGCATCATGGACCGACTGGACTCACTGCTTCCGTCGGCCTTCGTGAGCTGGGCGGTGCTGACTCTGCTGTTGTGA